A window from Homalodisca vitripennis isolate AUS2020 unplaced genomic scaffold, UT_GWSS_2.1 ScUCBcl_1433;HRSCAF=5060, whole genome shotgun sequence encodes these proteins:
- the LOC124371453 gene encoding THO complex subunit 4-like produces the protein MTDKLEMSLDDIINQSKEVKDSTRRSRERGGFPQGRATQSNARDGGGPMRSRRVRFDSSKRVPYSRPHGDINSRWQHDLYDGPALNKRRRSGGLSITGGPTKLVVSNLDYGVLSSDIQVLFSEFGPIRSATVNYEKSGRSMGSAYVVFDRKADAVRAMKQYNRVPLDGRPMQIELTTSDVEVAIQQANRVSEGFTRGPSARGFGHRVTGREVSEETVEAREEVTDEQ, from the exons ATGACGGATAAGTTAGAAATGAGTTTAGACGATATAATTAATCAGAGCAAGGAAGTAAAGGACTCTACAAGAAGAAGTCGTGAACGTGGAGGTTTTCCTCAGGGTAGAGCAACCCAAAGCAATGCCAGAGATGGTGGTGGACCCATGAGAAGCAGGAGAGTCAGATTTGATTCATCGAAGAGAGTTCCCTATTCTCGA CCTCATGGCGATATCAACAGCCGCTGGCAGCATGATCTCTATGATGGCCCGGCTCTCAACAAGAGGAGGAGATCAGGAGGTCTAAGCATAACAGGTGGTCCTACAAAACTGGTCGTCTCAAACCTGGACTATGGAGTATTAAGTTCAGACATACAG GTGCTCTTCTCAGAATTTGGTCCTATACGCAGTGCAACGGTGAACTATGAAAAGTCTGGTCGCTCCATGGGCTCGGCTTACGTCGTATTTGACCGAAAAGCAGATGCTGTCAGGGCTATGAAACAGTACAACAGGGTTCCTCTAGATG GTCGGCCAATGCAAATTGAATTGACTACGTCTGATGTTGAAGTTGCGATCCAGCAAGCCAACCGAGTCAGCGAAGGCTTTACCCGCGGACCTAGTGCTAGAGGTTTTGGCCACCGAGTTACTGGAAGAGAG GTTTCAGAAGAAACGGTCGAGGCGAGAGAAGAGGTGACGGACGAACAGTGA